The following are from one region of the Francisella opportunistica genome:
- a CDS encoding type II toxin-antitoxin system HipA family toxin, producing the protein MKFTPTKIVYVYYKPLDEKKLVGRLAVKSHKLFFEYDVNFLKTGLNLSPFKLPLKAGIIPSEDFTFDGMFGVFNDSLPDGWGRLLLDRALVKHDINPGSLSLLDRLCFVGSHGMGALTYEPETENAPLLSHASLDEIAREICEFQKHDDDSYVEDLLKLGGSSAGARPKILIDIKGEHWLIKFPSSTDPKDIGAIEYAYHLMAQDAGLEVPNAKLFPSTKGLGFFGSKRFDRNDCERIHMHTISGLLHADHRIPSLDYQMIMKATMYLTRNMNCCEKQYRQCVFNILSHNRDDHAKNFSFLMAKDGSWRMSPSYDLTFSSGPSGEHCSMIMGEGKNPGISHLLELAKISNIKKNVALCIISEVKAAVVKWSEFAQMVGVSNTNTKLIDSAIKEIIKENF; encoded by the coding sequence ATGAAATTTACGCCTACAAAAATTGTTTACGTTTATTATAAACCTCTGGATGAAAAAAAACTTGTTGGGCGTTTAGCAGTTAAATCCCACAAATTATTCTTTGAATATGACGTTAATTTCCTCAAAACAGGGCTTAATTTATCACCTTTTAAGTTACCACTTAAAGCAGGAATAATACCATCAGAAGACTTTACTTTTGATGGTATGTTTGGTGTTTTTAATGATAGCCTACCAGATGGTTGGGGACGTTTATTGCTTGATCGTGCTCTTGTTAAACATGATATTAATCCGGGTTCTTTGTCTTTATTAGATAGGCTTTGTTTTGTAGGTTCACATGGTATGGGAGCTCTTACTTATGAACCTGAAACAGAAAATGCTCCTTTATTATCTCATGCTTCTTTAGACGAAATCGCACGAGAGATCTGTGAATTCCAGAAACATGATGATGATAGCTATGTAGAAGATTTGTTAAAGCTTGGCGGTTCATCTGCTGGTGCTAGACCTAAAATACTTATTGACATTAAGGGTGAACATTGGCTTATTAAATTCCCATCTAGTACTGATCCAAAAGATATTGGCGCTATAGAATATGCCTACCATCTCATGGCACAAGATGCTGGACTTGAAGTACCAAATGCTAAGCTTTTTCCATCTACTAAAGGATTAGGATTCTTTGGTAGTAAACGCTTTGATAGAAATGATTGTGAAAGAATTCATATGCATACAATAAGTGGACTCTTACATGCTGATCATAGAATTCCGAGTCTAGACTATCAAATGATTATGAAAGCAACCATGTATCTTACCCGTAATATGAATTGTTGCGAAAAACAGTATAGGCAATGTGTATTTAATATTCTGAGTCATAACCGTGATGATCATGCTAAGAATTTTTCATTTTTAATGGCTAAAGATGGCTCATGGCGTATGTCACCATCTTATGATCTTACATTCTCATCAGGTCCTAGTGGTGAACATTGCTCTATGATTATGGGGGAAGGAAAAAATCCTGGTATTTCTCATCTTCTAGAACTTGCAAAAATAAGTAATATTAAAAAAAACGTTGCTTTATGTATAATTAGTGAGGTAAAAGCAGCTGTTGTTAAATGGTCTGAATTTGCACAAATGGTAGGTGTTAGTAACACAAACACAAAATTGATTGATTCAGCTATAAAGGAAATTATTAAAGAGAATTTTTAA
- a CDS encoding helix-turn-helix domain-containing protein, whose amino-acid sequence MAKDIAKRAQAKRLGLNLSQQTLSKLSGVSYGTLKKFERTGQISLESLLKIAIVLDDFEKFEQLFVKNAEELPVSLDELLVKESTRKRGRK is encoded by the coding sequence ATGGCAAAAGATATCGCAAAACGAGCACAAGCTAAACGTTTGGGCCTCAATCTTAGTCAGCAAACCTTATCTAAATTATCTGGAGTAAGCTATGGTACATTGAAAAAATTTGAACGAACTGGACAAATATCACTTGAATCACTTTTAAAAATTGCTATTGTTTTAGATGATTTTGAGAAATTTGAACAGCTCTTTGTAAAGAACGCTGAAGAGCTCCCTGTCTCTTTAGATGAATTACTAGTAAAAGAAAGCACCAGAAAAAGAGGTAGAAAATGA
- a CDS encoding Fic family protein, giving the protein MHSEFVKIYPFIDGNGRTSRLLMNLVLMQYGYPLAISPISKKLRYYNALDKAHVRMTTLTLYS; this is encoded by the coding sequence TTGCATAGTGAATTTGTAAAAATATATCCTTTTATTGATGGTAATGGAAGAACTTCAAGACTTTTAATGAATTTGGTACTTATGCAATATGGTTATCCACTAGCAATATCGCCAATATCTAAAAAGCTTAGGTATTATAATGCTTTAGATAAAGCTCATGTAAGAATGACTACACTGACTT